Within Myxococcales bacterium, the genomic segment CCCCGATTTTGCTTATGATGGGCAAGGGCCCGATACCCCGGATGCGTGCCAGGTCATTGAGCTGCTGGGCGTCTCCGAACAGTATAGAGGAACAGTCTGCGGCCAGTGCTAACGCCGCGCGCAGTGCGATGTCAGGGCCGACGCCTGCGGGATCTCCGCAACTGATGGCAAGTGGAAGTGATGAGGTGCTCATGGGGAAGGTGCCTTAATCTTATAGCCCACGCCCCGCACGGTTTCGATATGCTCGGCCGAATCTCCAAGCTTCACGCGCAACCGCCGGACGTGAATGTCCACCGTGCGACTGCCGCCATAGTAATCGACGCCCCAGACACGCTTGAGTAGCTGCTCGCGGCTAAAGACGCGGCCTCGGTGCTCACACAAATGCCGAAGCAGGGCGAACTCTTGCTGTGTCAGAGGCACAAGGCGCCCTCTCACGGAAAGTTCGTGTCCCGCCAAATCAAGCGTCAACATGCCTACCTTTAGAATCTCTTGGCCTGAAAATTCGCTTCGCCTCCACTCAAGTAATCGGATGCGCATGTAAAGCTCAGCCGGAACATAGGGGACCAAGACGATGTCATCTAAGCCATCATGTGCCTGAACACGCTGAATCGCATTGACCGTAATCGCCATCAGTATCGGAACGTTCCCAAGGGAGGGGACCGCGCGCAGCCGGCCCATGGCCGCACGTCCCGCGTCCACATCATCGAGAGCCTCAATCAATACAGCAGCAGGTGGCTGCTGCGCTTGCTCTAGCACATCAGCGCTATCCCACAGGTCGGCCGTCCTGACGGTGCAGCCCAATTGCCTGAGAATCCAAGCCCCACTTTCGGCACGCTCGAGGGATCGCTTACTTCCGACGACTAACACCCACATTAGACTGATATGTACTCTTATTACGCTCTTTTGTCGGAGAATTCTTGACTCTCTTTGAAGAGCTTCCCTAGACTAGCCCCACGGTAGTGTTACATGGTTTCATCAAGGAGGCGATGTCATGTCATTCTGGTCTGATGCAAGTGCGGTGACCAAAGGTGCGATTGTGATTGCGGTGCTCGCTATGTTGTATTTGGGCGTGGCGTATTTCGCCGGCTTGACGCCATATACAAAATCCGAGGCGGCAACAGAGACACGTGGCCTGCAGGGGGCCCCGTAGTTCCGTGATGCATAAGCCATCCTCGTTCTTTCGGCGAGGGTGGCATTTTTTATCCGTCAGCGGGGCGTGACGCCTCGAGAAGCGCGCGATCGTACGTATCCGATACGGTCACACACGCTTCGCGTATTTCCACCGTTCCATCGAGGAGGATTGCTAGGGGATTGATTTCCACCGAGGCGATTTCCGTTCGGTGCTCGTCGATGAGGTTCCCTATCCGGTGCGTGACCTCGTACAGATGATCCAGATCGACCGATGATGAGCGCTGCTCGGATGCGAGCAGCGTACGCCCGAGCAGTCGCTGTAGCATGCGATCAAATCTCAACCGACTTAGGGGCACGTACGACATGGTCAAGTCGCCAGCCGCCATGCCGTGAGGATCGGCAAAACCGATTTGCAGCAGGACGAGCCTCGCCGATGTGGGCGTCATGCGCACACGTAACAGCGCGCGTTCTGTACGGGTAGCGCTTACGGTCACGCCGAGAAGGCGTGCATGCGGGGCGCGTTCCTTGGCGAGATCCATCACATGCTGAAATAGGTGCCGAGCGCGGGCGCCATTATCCACAGCCTCTACGACCAAATCAGGATGATCCCATGCCCGCAGGTCGGGCGATGCCAGAGCGATTCTAACTGGAAAACCCATCCTTGTCGCCTCGGACGCGGTGCGGGACGCGCTAGAGCAAAGTTCCTCTTCCGGGCACGGTACCCCGTATGGCTTGAGGACGGCCTTACTCGCGGGATCGGACAACGCCCGCCGAGGGCCGAAGAGCACGCGCTCGACCGCATGATGGTCGACCTCCTGGGCAACCTCAAAGCCGGCGCCGAGATGCGGAGGATCGAAAGGGTCGGCGGCATGGATCGCGGCGATGGCGTCTGACACCGCGCGTCGGCGCCCGATTGGAATCCACGGGCCGTCTTGCGAGTGGCGCAGCGACACCTCAAAATTAGAATGCGACCCCAGCTCTATCCCTGGGGAATCTGCAGACGAGAGCACCGTTCGCAGGCGCGCGCGGTCAAGAGGCCCGAGCAGCCGCCCGGCAGCCTTCCAGGGGCGTGTGTTGCCTCCGAATAAGAGTGCGGTCGCGGATATCAAGACGTCGATATCATCTACGGCGGTCAAGCCTAGATCGGATCCAAGCTCTCTAAGCGCCTGGGCCCCATGGCTTTGCTCCAAAATACCCAGTACTGTTCGCTGCTTTTCTCGGTGTGCAGTCGCAGCGAGCTCGACCAACGTTGCTACTTCCGGCGACGTCTCTGAAGCGAGCACCGCGCTACCCCCTTGGGCCAGGATATTCAAACCTTCGCGCCATGGCTCAGGATTCACATCAACGCTCAGCTCAATGCCGCGGTCAGCGCCCAGCGCATGAATCTCTGCAGCAAGCTCGGTACTGGAACAGACCAAGTGCCAAGGGGATATTGCCATGCTGTGCCGATTCTAAGCTCCCCTACGGCGGCGGCAATAAATGGGCCATTGCGCTTGGCAGTCATCTTGGACGAAACATGTCGCGGTCGCGCCTTTTTCGCGTAATTTTCAAGAAAAGCACCACGTTATCAAGTGCTTGACCCTCAATTACGTGGGATGATAGAAATCGTTACCCATGCGCATCAAGATTATCGCCGGCAACCTTGCCGCCATAGTGATTTTCGGCTTGGCCTCGTATTGGCTGGTCCGTTCCGAGTTTGAAAGACGCCTTCTTGCGGACATCGAAGGCAGGATGGGCCAGGACCAATCGCAGCTCGAGCGCTCGTGGAGGCTTTCCGGGATCGAGTTTACGAACGCGGTGCGAGAGCAAGCCGATACCTCGCGCTTGCACAGTGTGTTCTCGGCGCTGGATGAAACGGCGCGTCGCACCCGGGCTTATGAGGCCGCGGACGCAGTAGCGAGCTGGTTTCAAGATCCGGCTCGAGGGATGCCAAGCAGCCCCGAAATCGTTGTTATCACTGACGAAACAGGCCGCGTGATTGCGCGCAACGCCGATCGCAATCAGATGTATGGCATGCAGCTCGATGAGGAGATTCAGGCGTTGCGGCTGGCGTTGCGGCATGCCACGCCCGGCGCAGATGTCTGGAAGCGACACCGCACAGGCGACCTGCTTCGGACCGCGGTTGCCCCCGTCTTAATGCGCGGCGACAAGAGAGTGTTAGGCGCGCTTGTCGTCAGTTACGACGTCTCGGATGGTGTGGCATCTTCAGAAGCCAAATTGATAGGACGCGATGTCGCGTTTATCGCGGAGGACAGAGCCTATAGCTCTTCGTTGCCGCCCCGAGCTTTTGCCGATCTTAAGTCGTACCTGTTCGAAGGCGGGGCCAAGGACAAGACGGCGGCGATTTTTCAGGGCAAAACCCGTACCGCGACCGCCTGGCGAACGGAACTTGGCCCTAGCGACTACCAAGGTGTCATTACGCCGCCCCTCGCCTTTACGGATTCCGCACCTCTTGCTGCAGTCGTCTTGGGGAACCGAAGCGAAGCCGTCGAGAAGGCCTCGCCTGCCAATATTATTCTAATTTTGATGGTCTTTTTCGCGCTCGTGGTCATTGGCTACGGCATGGCGATGGGCTCTTTGCTTCTGCGTCCAGTAGAACAAATTGAAGAAGGGGTTCTAGCGATTATCAACGGGGATAAAGATCTGCGCCTAGACATTGCAAGCCCTGAGTTCGGTGGACTGGCCTACCGCATTAATCAGCTATTAAACGTGTTTGCAGGTGTGCCCGAGAGCACGGAAAGTCACAGCGGTACCTCATGTCCTCCCGAGCCTGGCGCTTGGAGGGACGTGGCTTTTACGGATACTGCCAGTCGCGGTTCTGCAAGCGTGGCAGAGACGCCGACCGAAGCTATCGATATATCCGACCCCGCGTTCGCAGCGCGGCTCGCCGCTGAGGATGAGGATCAATACTATAGCCGAGTGTACAAGGAGTATGTTCGCGCCAAGCGCGCCACCGGGGAAGATGTATCGCAGATACCCAAAGATCGCTTCGTTCAGCGTCTTGTAGCCAACGAGGCGGCACTGGTCAAACAACAGGGCTGCCGGCTTGTGCGCTTCGTCGTCCAGCGGCAAGGAGATCAAGTCCATCTTCAGCCTGTCTTTATTCGCTAGCCGTTAGTGGTTGATAATCGCTACAGCGGGCAGTACGATCTCAGGCGTTGGTACTTATGAGCTTGTGGAATATCTTCGCCAAAGACACCCATGGGGCGCTTAAGAAATACGCCTCCCGTGTCGCCAACAAGCGTGCCCAGGCCCCCGATCGCTGGGAGGCGATCAAAGTTTTGGCTGAGATGAAAAACGAAGAGGCCGTCGCCGCACTATTGGTGCGTTTTACCTACACAACCGATCCAAGCATTACCGATCAAGAAGAAAAGGACGCGGTCTTCGACGCCGTTCTAGATGCCAAGGAGGTTTCAGTCGCACCGGTGAAGCGCTTTTTGGCACGCGCGGAGTCACTGGGCTGGCCATTGAAGCTACTTGAGGCTCTCCTTAACGAACAGGAGGTCTTGTCGGAATTACTCGCGGTGCTCGAGAAGATGGATACGGAATACGAACGCGATCCACAGCGCAAAATCCAAATCTTGGTCGTGCTAGAGGAACGTAGCGACCCCCGCATCGGCGAAGTCGTCGAGCGTTTTGTAGAGGACGTGAATGAGACTGCACGCTTTCACGCCGTGGGCGTGCTGTTGGCCCAGAGCGATTCGGAGCGCTTTCAGGAGCGCCTGATGAATCTCCTCGGCCACGAGGAAAGCCTGCGCGTTCGCGCTCGAATTCTTGATGGGTTTGCGCATAAAGGTTGGTCGGTCAAGCCCTTAGGCAAAGCCCTCAACCTACCTGTGGGCTATCGCCTCAATCCCCATGGCGTGCCGCAAAAGGCATAATTAGAATCAAGACCGCTCGCCATAAGGGCGGCCACCGAGTTGCCGTAAGGAGCCGCCAATCTACTTGGTGGTTCGCCCAGTCCCAGGCGGAAGGTAGAAAATCAGCCCTAAACTAAACATGTGGTTGAAGTGGAATATGCGATCTTCGGAATTGATCTTGCCATCTGGGAAGTCGCCGCCAGTGTAGCTGCCATCCGCATCGCGTCCGCCTTCGTCCGTCCCGGACGTGTTCCAAGAGAATGGTAGCGCACGCCATTCTAGGCTGACGCCAAAGAAATCGCTGGCATAGGCCGTGAGCGCCACGCCGAAGGATGGAGCGATCGCGACCCGGCTGGCGCGTCCAGTCTGAGATGCCAAGCAGGCCGCGGAAGCGGCGGACTCGCCCGCAAGACATACGTCCGTGGGCCCTGAGCCCGCATTGACGTTGGCCCGTTCTTCCACCCCAACCAGCGCCACACCACCAAACACTGAAAAATCCGTGTCGATGAATAGTTTCTGGAAAAGCGCCAACTTCCCACGCAGCGGAATGAAAATGGCCTCGAGCCCCGCAGCCCACTTGATCTCGCCGATTTGCTGATTGAAATTTCCAGCGGACGGCAAGCTCAACCGGTTACGGGTGGTGGACTGGCCACGTTGGGCGACCTGGTCTGTGAGATCGGTATCGATGTGGACCGGAGCAATTGCGCCCCAGAGGCCAATGCCAATCCAGTCGGTGAAGTAATACCCAAGCTCTGCGCCGAACATGATGGTGCGAGAAAACTCGTCTTGCAAGGTAAACCCAGCGAATGGCTTTATGGAGAGTCGGTTTTCACGATAGATGCGGCAATCGATGCAGGCGGGCGCGCCGGCCAGTGGTCCGCTGACCTGCACTTCTTGCGCGGAGGCCTGGGGCACGACAATTCCGAGCCACGCAACGCTGCCCAGCGTCAAAATCTTCGTGCAAGTTGCTATCAGGCTCATCCTTGGCATGGCTTATCTGGGTAATTTGTAGTCAAAACTAAAGGGGAAAAACAAAGTCAGGCCCAATTGGACCGTTACGTTATTGGTCAGAGTAGAGCTATCGGACAGCCAGGTGTTTGGATCCTGCCGTGCCGACGCGCCCAGCGGCACGTTGAGGTTCTCGAACTGCTCTAGATATGCGTAATCACGCAGTTCACCGAAAACCGCCAAATAGCGGGTGACGAATACCCTAATGCCCAGACCCACATTGAAGGCTAGGCGGAAATCAAAATCGAAATGCCGGAACTCAGGATCAACGACGGGCACGGGACGTGTGCGCATCAAGCCGACCCCACCAAGCACGTACGCGTCCCACTGGAAAATGTGGTCATTGAACATCGCGAATTTTCCATACAGCGGGACGTACGTGAAGTTGAGGTGCGCCCCAAACTGATATTCTGTGATCGGAACGCCCAGGCGCGTTGAGCGGCGTACATGAAAGTTGAGGTCCGACTCATTTTCCAGCCCTTGGTACCAAAGGAAGTTGACGCCGACCGCCAGGACGTTGGTCCACCAATAGTTAAAGGCGGCTCCGATACCTGGATGGCTTACGTAGGGGTCATTGACCGTAAAAGCAACCGAAGGGGCCAACTCCCAACGGTTTAGCCGCAGGGCGTAAATCTGTTGAACCGCGTAGATTTCCTCTTTGGCCTCTTTGAGCCCCGCTGCCTTGTAATCGGTTTCCAAGCTGGTTTGTTCTGCTGCCAGCTCTCCGATGACGCCGGCATCCGCACTGGCATCTGCCTCCGTCGACGTCTCTTCTTCTGGCGCCACTTCCTCGGTGGGGGGCGCCGTCTGGGCTTTGGCCTTCACTTGGCGGCGCCGCTTGGGGCGCTTGGTGGCTTTGGGTTTTGCCTGATCGACATCGTCAAGCTCGAAGGTCATGTCCTGAGCAGACGCAGCGATGGCGAAGCTCATAGGAGCCGCCAATACGAGTGCACAGAATGTGAAAATGATCAGTCGGTGCTGCTTGCCCATTCAAGGCCCCTAAAGGTTCCGAGACATATATCACGGTGAATCACAGGAGTTCAACTTCGGTTCGTCGTTCCTCATCCGAAAGCGAAAACAAGGCGTCCACGAAGGCTTCGGGGTTGAATTCCTCAAGATCGTCTAAGCCCTCCCCCAGTCCGACAAATCGCACGTTGAGCTGAAGTTGGTCCGTTACGGCCACAATCATCCCCCCTTTTGCGGTCCCGTCTAGTTTGGTTACGACCGCGCCGCTAAGAGGCAGGGCCTCCCCAAAGGTCTTGGCTTGCGCAAGCACATTTTGGCCACTGGTGGCGTCCACGACGAGCAGAATTTCATCAAGCGGCCGCCCGAGCGCCTTCTCTGCGCTCCTGTGCACTTTCTTAAGTTCTTCCATAAGTGGCGCCTTGGTGTGGAGGCGACCTGCGGTGTCGATGATCGCGATGTCGGCAGGCAAAAGCGTGGCCTTGCGGACCGTGTCGAACGCGACCGAGGCCGGGTCCGCCCCTTCTTTACCCGACACAAGCTCTGAATCCGTGCGCGTGGCCCACGTTTGGAGTTGCTGGACGGCCGCGGCACGGAAGGTGTCTGCTGCGCCGAGCACCACCTTTTTCCCTCGCGCGATATGCCATCTGGCGAGTTTGGCGATTGTGGTGGTTTTCCCGACACCATTGACGCCGACAACCAGCCACACTTGAGGGCCTCGATGCGGATCGGCGAAGGAATGCGGAGTGGCCCCGTTCACCGTGTCCAGCATTCTCTGCCTGAGGGCGCCCCACAGCGCTTCGGGAGAGCCCATGTTGTTCTTCACCGAGTCGAGGAGTTTCGCCGTAGTCACCTGACCCACGTCAGCCGACAGCAGGATGCTCTCAAGCTCGAGGTACCACGCTTGACTGCTTGCCCCATTGCCTTTCGCCGCCAGGTTATTGTCCTGAAACAACCGAGCCACTTTGGACATGAATCCCAGCCGGCTCTTTTTGAGCGCGCCCCGCCACCGCTCTGTCCCGGCCGTCACACGCTGGCGCGCATGGTCTGCCTGAAGTGGCACAGATGCGCGTCTCGCAGTCGATGCTACGTCTGCCTGAGGCGTCTCGCTGCCTGACTCAGGCGTGAGGTCGGCAAGTCGGATGGTGCGGGATCGTGCGCGATGCCATCCTATCAGCACTGCGATAACAATCGCTGAGGCTGCAAAGAGAAGGATCCAAGTGGTTGTGGTCATATGATGTCCCTATCAGGGCCTGTACCCTACCTTTACTTACCAGTTTTGGAAGCACACGTTGCGGTCTGGCGTGGATTTCTGGATACTGAGGGCACGGGCGCGGTGAATCTTACGAAGAGCAATGCGTCTCTGACTCGATGGGTTCATTGAGGACTCGGGAGACGGACATGGAGAGAAGGCTTGCGCGTTAGACTGACATGGACTCCCTCTAGGTCCCGTTTGGAGGTGTCCGTTCGGACGCGCCTCTGTTGTGGACTGCTTCTGGCAATGAGCACCGCATGGAGCTTGGGCGCAACCGCGGAGGATGTGCGAGAAGATTTTTTGGTCAAAAAACTCCACACGTCAAGCCATTTTCGCGTTCGGGCGCAGGCAGCCTTGTCCCTGGCGCGTATCGAGTTCACGCCGAGTATTGTCCGGGCGCTGTCAGTCGCCCTTGACGATCCCCATCCCGCTGTGCGCGCTGCGGCTGCAGTCGCCCTCAAGGACATTGGCGATCGGGCGGCGTTGCCTGCGCTCGAACGCGCAACGCGGGATTCCGACATGGCCGTTCGCCGTGCCGCTGAGCAGGCCGTGCGTAGTTTGGAACGCGAAGAGCCCCAAGCGCGGGGGCCTGCCCGTTTCTACGTCGGAATCGGGACGCCGGGGAGCAACGTCAAGGCCATCCAAGGGTCTCTTCTTATGAAGCTAAAACAACAGCTGACTCAGCGCATCGCATCGATAGGGGGCGTACGCATCGCTCCTGGCGGAGAAACCGAGGCCCAAGCGCGCTCGCTTCTTAGACGAAAAAAGCTTGTAGGATATTATGTCGATAGTTCTGTCGTTAAGATCGAACGCTGCCCCGAGCAGGGCGTCCGCGCGGAAGTTTCCGTTGTGCTGAGTACCTATCCCGATCACGACATCCGTGCCATGCTGAGCGGCGCCGCTCGGGTTTCTGGCAGTGGTGACTTTGTTTCGATGCGACAGCAAGCCATCGAAGGCGCATTTTCCGGGGCGCTTAAGCGCCTGCCTCAAGCAATGGAACAAGCGAGCGAGGGAAGATAATCATGGCACACGTATCGCAACCGGGCGCATCCAGACGACAGATCCGCAACTACTTACTCGATCGCCGTTTTCAGTTCAAACACGTCGGCATGGTGATGGCTGTGGTGCTCGCGGTCGCTTCGGTCCTGGGCTATTGCGCCTACGATTATTCCAAAGGACAAAGCGAGGCTCTTGCGATTCAGATGGCCATGCAGCCGGATCTCAACCCCGCAGCCGCCCAGAATCTAGAAGCCTGGGCGGACGAGCAAGACCGACGCGTGGCGCTGGCAATTATCGCTGGCATTTTGCTGTTAGTCTTGGCGATGGCGGCGACCGGGATTGTGATCACCCATCGCATGGTGGGGCCGGCGTATAAGATCAAACGTCTATTGGCAGAAGTACAAAACGGCAACCTGTCAGTACAGGCGCGCTTCCGAAAGAGCGATGAGCTTCAAGACATCGGGGATGCGTTCTCGGAGATGGTGCTCGGTTTGCGTGCACGGCGCGAGGAAGAGCTGCTCGCTTTGGAAAATCTCTTCGCAACGGCTTCCGAGCAAGGCGCTCCCGAGGAAGTCACGCGGCGCTTGGGTCAAATCTGTGAATCGATGAGGCGGCAACTCCAATCGCGGACCTAACCCACTACATTCCTAGAACGCGTTATCGAAATACGTTACCCGGCCAGCGGTAGTGTCAAAAACGACCGATGCGACATCGAAACGCACGACGCACCCTCGCGATTCTGAATGACTTTCAAGCCATAATCGCGCGGCGCGCTGTAAGCGGTCAATCTTCGCAGATGTCACGGAATCCTCGGGGTTCATAAAACGCGCGTGCGTCCGTGCACGTACCTCGCAAAACACAAGTGTGCGGCCCTGCTGCGCGATGATATCGATTTCTAAGCGACCCATGCGCGCGTTGCGCTCAAGGATGCGGAAGCCTCGTGCCTCGAGCCACGCCGCCACCAACGTCTCTGCGCGCTGTCCGAGTCTTAGATGCTCCACGCCGGGAGCTACTGGTTCGCGATGCCCTTTTTGACGCAATAGCTGCCGGCTATCCCAGGGCTGTTTTCGGCTGCGCGAAACAGCTCTTCACAAACGTATCCATCGGGACAGCTACATGTGTCGCCCTTAACACCCTCTGGGAGTCCGCAGCGGCAGCTGCAATACACGCGATCGTTGATGGCGTCCGCCGTCAAACAGCCGTTGGTGCCTGCTGCTGTACCTGGTTCACACACATTTTGGGGGTCACCCTGCAAATGATAGACAAGACAAAGGCGCGTGCGGCATTGAACCGAACTCGGCTCAACGAGTGCTTCGCGCCCATCGAAACCGCCCGGCTCGACGTTCTCCGGTGTACACGGGTCTCCCACGCCCTCGGCTTCGCAACCGGCAAGCGCGATGGCCGCCATGATCAACACCCCCATGCCAACTTGTCTACTCACGTGTATTCGTTCTCCGGTAACAACGGATGTGTAAGGGGCAAGCTACGGCCACAGCGTCGAAGCTGTCAAGATGTGCACATCGCTCGTGCTTCTCTTGACAATCTTAAGCACCAGTTTCTATCATCGGGACGGATTTTTCGAGTAAAAGGGGCCAGTATGCGTTCTAGCGGCGCTATTATCACAGGGATCGTGTTGGCGGCGTTGAGTTTTGCAACGCTGCCCGTGGCGGCGCAAAAGCGCGCCCCGAAGCCAGCCCGCTCCGATGGGGCCATTTCTCAGGCCATTAAGGCGTACGAGGCAAAAGAATACGCGGACGCGGCACTGGCTTTTAAGGCCATCGCCGATCGAAAGGGCCAAGACGCCCAGCGGGCGGAGTTCTTTTTGGCCAAAAGCCTATATCATCTGAAGTTTTACCAGGGCGCGCTGACCATCTTCGACCAGATTGTTCAAGCGGGCACCAGTCACGGCTACTTCGATCAAACGCTTGAGTGGCTCGCCCAACTGGCCGCCCAACTGCCGGAATCCGCCGGAATCATCGAAAAGGTGGGCCACTACGACTCCGCCAAGCTTGAGCAGTTTAACACTAAAGAAAACCAAGACCTCTACCAACACATACTTTATTTGATGGGGCGGTATAAATACAGTAAGGGTGAATTTACTGAGGCCGTGCGGCTGTTTTCGAAGGTTAACGCCAGTAGTAAATGGTTCGCCAGGGCCAAGTTGTTTGAGGGCATCTCGCACGTGCAAGAACGCCGCGCACGTCCCGCGATTGCTGCGTTTCGTGCGATTGTGGACACCGACGAGGCCGGAACGCTAGAGGCTGGAGACGACGAAGATCGCTTGGTTGACCTTGCCTGGCTTTCAATGGCCCGCGTTTATTATAAAGCCGCCAATAAGGTCGATCCGACGACCGGCGAGCGGAAAATCGATGGCCGCATCCTCGGGAACGCCGTGGAGTCGTGGAACAAGATCGCTCAAGGCAGTGAATATTGGCTCGACGCTACTTTCGAGGCTTCGTGGGCATTCTTTT encodes:
- a CDS encoding response regulator transcription factor; the encoded protein is MWVLVVGSKRSLERAESGAWILRQLGCTVRTADLWDSADVLEQAQQPPAAVLIEALDDVDAGRAAMGRLRAVPSLGNVPILMAITVNAIQRVQAHDGLDDIVLVPYVPAELYMRIRLLEWRRSEFSGQEILKVGMLTLDLAGHELSVRGRLVPLTQQEFALLRHLCEHRGRVFSREQLLKRVWGVDYYGGSRTVDIHVRRLRVKLGDSAEHIETVRGVGYKIKAPSP
- a CDS encoding acetate--CoA ligase family protein, with product MAISPWHLVCSSTELAAEIHALGADRGIELSVDVNPEPWREGLNILAQGGSAVLASETSPEVATLVELAATAHREKQRTVLGILEQSHGAQALRELGSDLGLTAVDDIDVLISATALLFGGNTRPWKAAGRLLGPLDRARLRTVLSSADSPGIELGSHSNFEVSLRHSQDGPWIPIGRRRAVSDAIAAIHAADPFDPPHLGAGFEVAQEVDHHAVERVLFGPRRALSDPASKAVLKPYGVPCPEEELCSSASRTASEATRMGFPVRIALASPDLRAWDHPDLVVEAVDNGARARHLFQHVMDLAKERAPHARLLGVTVSATRTERALLRVRMTPTSARLVLLQIGFADPHGMAAGDLTMSYVPLSRLRFDRMLQRLLGRTLLASEQRSSSVDLDHLYEVTHRIGNLIDEHRTEIASVEINPLAILLDGTVEIREACVTVSDTYDRALLEASRPADG
- a CDS encoding HEAT repeat domain-containing protein; protein product: MSLWNIFAKDTHGALKKYASRVANKRAQAPDRWEAIKVLAEMKNEEAVAALLVRFTYTTDPSITDQEEKDAVFDAVLDAKEVSVAPVKRFLARAESLGWPLKLLEALLNEQEVLSELLAVLEKMDTEYERDPQRKIQILVVLEERSDPRIGEVVERFVEDVNETARFHAVGVLLAQSDSERFQERLMNLLGHEESLRVRARILDGFAHKGWSVKPLGKALNLPVGYRLNPHGVPQKA
- a CDS encoding outer membrane beta-barrel domain-containing protein, encoding MTFELDDVDQAKPKATKRPKRRRQVKAKAQTAPPTEEVAPEEETSTEADASADAGVIGELAAEQTSLETDYKAAGLKEAKEEIYAVQQIYALRLNRWELAPSVAFTVNDPYVSHPGIGAAFNYWWTNVLAVGVNFLWYQGLENESDLNFHVRRSTRLGVPITEYQFGAHLNFTYVPLYGKFAMFNDHIFQWDAYVLGGVGLMRTRPVPVVDPEFRHFDFDFRLAFNVGLGIRVFVTRYLAVFGELRDYAYLEQFENLNVPLGASARQDPNTWLSDSSTLTNNVTVQLGLTLFFPFSFDYKLPR
- the ftsY gene encoding signal recognition particle-docking protein FtsY; this encodes MTTTTWILLFAASAIVIAVLIGWHRARSRTIRLADLTPESGSETPQADVASTARRASVPLQADHARQRVTAGTERWRGALKKSRLGFMSKVARLFQDNNLAAKGNGASSQAWYLELESILLSADVGQVTTAKLLDSVKNNMGSPEALWGALRQRMLDTVNGATPHSFADPHRGPQVWLVVGVNGVGKTTTIAKLARWHIARGKKVVLGAADTFRAAAVQQLQTWATRTDSELVSGKEGADPASVAFDTVRKATLLPADIAIIDTAGRLHTKAPLMEELKKVHRSAEKALGRPLDEILLVVDATSGQNVLAQAKTFGEALPLSGAVVTKLDGTAKGGMIVAVTDQLQLNVRFVGLGEGLDDLEEFNPEAFVDALFSLSDEERRTEVELL
- a CDS encoding HEAT repeat domain-containing protein codes for the protein MSTAWSLGATAEDVREDFLVKKLHTSSHFRVRAQAALSLARIEFTPSIVRALSVALDDPHPAVRAAAAVALKDIGDRAALPALERATRDSDMAVRRAAEQAVRSLEREEPQARGPARFYVGIGTPGSNVKAIQGSLLMKLKQQLTQRIASIGGVRIAPGGETEAQARSLLRRKKLVGYYVDSSVVKIERCPEQGVRAEVSVVLSTYPDHDIRAMLSGAARVSGSGDFVSMRQQAIEGAFSGALKRLPQAMEQASEGR
- a CDS encoding methyl-accepting chemotaxis protein, whose product is MAHVSQPGASRRQIRNYLLDRRFQFKHVGMVMAVVLAVASVLGYCAYDYSKGQSEALAIQMAMQPDLNPAAAQNLEAWADEQDRRVALAIIAGILLLVLAMAATGIVITHRMVGPAYKIKRLLAEVQNGNLSVQARFRKSDELQDIGDAFSEMVLGLRARREEELLALENLFATASEQGAPEEVTRRLGQICESMRRQLQSRT
- a CDS encoding YraN family protein, with amino-acid sequence MEHLRLGQRAETLVAAWLEARGFRILERNARMGRLEIDIIAQQGRTLVFCEVRARTHARFMNPEDSVTSAKIDRLQRAARLWLESHSESRGCVVRFDVASVVFDTTAGRVTYFDNAF